In Lutra lutra chromosome 5, mLutLut1.2, whole genome shotgun sequence, a single genomic region encodes these proteins:
- the DHFR gene encoding dihydrofolate reductase isoform X2: MGRKTWFSIPEKNRPLKDRINLVLSRDLKEPPQGAHFLAKSLDDALKLIEQPELANKVDMVWIVGGSSVYKEAMNKPGHLRLFVTRIMQEFESDTFFPEIDLEKYKLLPEYPGVLSDVQEEKGIKYKFEVYEKND, translated from the exons ATGGGTAGAAAGACATGGTTCTCTATTCCTGAGAAGAATCGACCTTTAAAGGATAGAATTAATTTAGTTCTCAGCAGAGACCTCAA gGAACCTCCACAGGGAGCTCATTTTCTTGCCAAAAGTTTGGATGATGCCTTAAAACTTATTGAGCAACCAGAATTAGCAAATAAAGTGGACATGGTTTGGATAGTGGGAGGCAGTTCTGTTTATAAG GAAGCCATGAACAAACCAGGCCATCTTAGACTATTTGTGACAAGGATTATGCAGGAATTTGAAAGTGAcacattttttccagaaattgaTTTGGAGAAATATAAACTTCTGCCAGA atacCCAGGTGTTCTTTCTGATGTCCAGGAGGAAAAAGGCATTAAGTACAAATTTGAAGTATATGAGAAGAACGATTAA